One genomic segment of Pyruvatibacter mobilis includes these proteins:
- a CDS encoding NAD+ synthase, which translates to MTDTLSICLAQLNPVVGNVEANIARARSARAEAAAKGADLIVFTELFVSGYPPEDLVLKPAFQDAARAVLEDFAADTADGGPAVLIGVPLRDAGLLHNSVALLEGGKVAEVRHKQMLPNYGVFDEMRVFAPGRNPDPIPFRGIKLGVPICEDIWHEHVVATLKARGADLLLVPNGSPFEATKHGARMDHVRARISESGLPLAYVNQVGGQDELVFDGASFVMNTDFTVPLSMPAFDEALVMTEWTRGEAGWTCAAGARAPDPEGLEAIYSACVLGLRDYVNKNRFPGVVLGLSGGIDSAICAAMAADALGPDKVRCVMLPSKYTSQESLDDAEACAKLIGTRLDTVAISETVDAIEGALAPLFEGHDPDITEENIQSRARGLLLMALSNKFGDMVVTTGNKSEVSVGYATLYGDMNGGFNPIKDLYKMQVFALCEWRNQNKPAIGLGPDGRVIPQRIIDKPPSAELREDQKDEDSLPPYPVLDDILEGLVEHEQSAEEIIARGHDRDVVKRIEHLLYIAEYKRRQAAPGVKIGRKYFGRDRRYPITNGFRDAR; encoded by the coding sequence ATGACAGATACGCTTTCCATCTGCCTGGCGCAGCTCAACCCGGTGGTGGGTAATGTCGAGGCGAATATCGCCCGGGCCCGCTCAGCGCGCGCCGAAGCGGCCGCCAAGGGCGCCGACCTCATCGTCTTCACCGAGCTGTTCGTCTCCGGCTACCCGCCCGAAGACCTGGTGCTGAAGCCTGCCTTCCAGGACGCCGCCCGTGCGGTGCTGGAGGACTTTGCAGCCGACACAGCCGATGGCGGCCCCGCCGTCCTCATCGGCGTGCCGCTGCGGGACGCGGGCCTGCTGCATAATTCGGTGGCACTGCTGGAGGGCGGCAAGGTCGCTGAAGTGCGCCACAAGCAGATGTTGCCCAATTACGGCGTGTTCGACGAGATGCGCGTCTTCGCGCCCGGCCGCAACCCGGATCCGATCCCGTTCCGCGGCATCAAGCTCGGCGTGCCCATCTGCGAGGACATCTGGCACGAGCATGTGGTGGCGACGCTGAAGGCGCGCGGCGCGGACCTGTTGCTGGTGCCCAACGGCTCGCCCTTTGAGGCCACCAAGCACGGTGCCCGCATGGACCATGTACGCGCCCGCATCAGCGAAAGCGGCCTGCCGCTGGCCTATGTCAACCAGGTGGGCGGTCAGGACGAGCTTGTCTTCGACGGCGCGTCCTTCGTGATGAACACGGATTTCACCGTGCCCCTGAGCATGCCGGCCTTCGATGAAGCTCTGGTGATGACCGAGTGGACGCGCGGCGAGGCGGGCTGGACCTGTGCGGCAGGCGCCCGTGCTCCGGACCCGGAAGGTCTTGAAGCGATCTACAGCGCCTGTGTGCTGGGCCTGCGTGATTACGTCAACAAGAACCGGTTTCCCGGGGTGGTGCTGGGTCTGTCCGGCGGGATCGACAGTGCCATCTGCGCTGCCATGGCGGCGGATGCGCTTGGCCCGGACAAGGTCCGCTGCGTGATGCTGCCGTCGAAATACACAAGCCAGGAAAGCCTGGATGACGCGGAAGCCTGCGCGAAGCTCATCGGCACCCGGCTCGACACGGTTGCAATTTCCGAGACGGTTGACGCGATCGAAGGAGCGCTTGCCCCCCTGTTCGAGGGCCACGACCCGGACATCACCGAAGAGAACATCCAGTCCCGCGCCCGCGGCCTGTTGCTGATGGCCCTGTCCAACAAGTTCGGCGACATGGTAGTGACCACCGGCAACAAGTCGGAAGTGTCCGTCGGCTATGCCACGCTGTACGGCGACATGAATGGCGGCTTCAATCCCATCAAGGACCTCTACAAGATGCAGGTCTTCGCGCTGTGTGAATGGCGCAACCAGAACAAGCCTGCGATTGGTCTGGGTCCGGACGGCCGGGTGATCCCGCAACGGATCATCGACAAGCCGCCTTCTGCTGAGTTGCGCGAAGACCAGAAGGATGAGGACAGCCTGCCGCCATATCCGGTGCTGGACGACATCCTGGAAGGCCTGGTGGAGCACGAGCAGAGCGCCGAGGAAATCATCGCCCGCGGCCATGACCGCGACGTGGTGAAACGTATCGAGCACTTGCTCTATATCGCCGAATACAAGCGCCGCCAGGCAGCCCCCGGCGTGAAGATCGGCCGCAAATATTTCGGCCGCGACCGCCGTTACCCGATCACCAACGGCTTCCGCGATGCCCGCTAA
- a CDS encoding Gfo/Idh/MocA family protein, protein MPYNRPKLSRVRTGVVGTGYFGRLHASKYAAIPGADLVGVFDLDAERAQMVADEFGCAVMGSLDDFFGKVDAVSISAPATHHYELASRFLEQGIHVLIEKPIATTLEDADRLIKLAREKQAVIQVGHQERYVFSRFDLPALVSDPVEIVCRRAGPFTGRNTDVSAILDLMIHDIDISHQILRYKPAEVTATGRAVHGDLADEIDATVTTEDGKTVRVFASRVGDKLERSVRIACKDREIMIDFANRKFELVEFPEGNGNGGPRRIMDPSEVDGLPVVDELVSQDPLAEEIGGFVNAVATGARPRVSGEDARRALATALAIEEAVGPLTREESA, encoded by the coding sequence ATGCCCTATAACCGTCCCAAGCTTTCGCGCGTCCGCACGGGCGTTGTCGGCACCGGCTATTTCGGCCGGCTGCACGCCAGCAAATATGCCGCCATTCCCGGCGCGGACCTCGTCGGCGTGTTCGATCTCGACGCGGAACGGGCACAGATGGTGGCAGACGAGTTTGGCTGCGCTGTCATGGGCAGCCTCGACGACTTCTTCGGCAAGGTGGACGCTGTGTCCATTTCAGCACCGGCCACCCATCATTACGAGTTGGCGTCCCGCTTCCTGGAGCAGGGCATTCACGTCCTGATCGAAAAACCCATCGCGACGACCCTGGAAGACGCAGACCGGCTGATCAAGCTGGCGCGCGAAAAGCAGGCGGTGATCCAGGTGGGCCACCAGGAACGGTACGTGTTCTCGCGCTTTGATCTGCCGGCGCTGGTGTCCGACCCGGTGGAGATCGTCTGCCGTAGGGCAGGACCCTTTACCGGGCGCAACACCGATGTGAGCGCGATCCTCGACCTGATGATCCACGACATCGACATCAGCCACCAGATCCTGCGCTACAAGCCCGCCGAGGTGACGGCCACCGGCCGCGCCGTGCATGGCGATCTGGCCGACGAGATCGACGCGACAGTGACCACCGAGGACGGCAAGACCGTGCGCGTGTTTGCCAGCCGCGTCGGCGACAAGCTGGAACGCTCCGTGCGCATCGCCTGCAAGGACCGCGAGATCATGATCGATTTCGCCAACCGCAAGTTCGAGCTGGTGGAGTTCCCTGAAGGCAACGGCAATGGCGGCCCGCGCCGCATCATGGACCCGTCCGAAGTGGACGGGCTGCCCGTGGTGGATGAGCTCGTGTCGCAAGACCCGCTGGCCGAGGAAATCGGCGGCTTCGTGAATGCGGTGGCAACCGGTGCCCGCCCGCGCGTGAGCGGCGAGGACGCCCGCCGCGCTCTGGCGACGGCGCTGGCGATCGAAGAGGCGGTCGGGCCGCTCACCCGCGAAGAGAGCGCGTAA
- a CDS encoding NADP-dependent oxidoreductase yields the protein MAVTETREITLSDSPSGKLQTQNFALSTTPLAEPGDGELLIRLLYISIDAANRAWMQGRTYRDQVLPGTKMAGGALGQVVVSNHPGFKAGDLVEGDMGWCEHVVLPGDAVAKRTQRGPLTHLLSILGITGKTAYFGMLKIGAPKKGETVVVSAAAGAVGSVAGQLAKTHGARVVGIAGSDRKCQWLTDELGFDAAINYNKEPVVKALKQAAPDGVDVFFDNVGGDIFEGVLFRMNMRGRIVCCGAVSQYDTETPTHGPRGVPGLFVTKRLKIEGFIVSDFADQFAQAEAELAGFAAQSHIKVAEDIVEGLENAPQALVGLLGGENLGKRLVHVADPQG from the coding sequence ATGGCGGTCACGGAAACCCGCGAAATCACCCTTTCGGATTCGCCCTCCGGCAAGCTGCAGACGCAGAATTTCGCGCTCTCCACCACGCCGCTGGCTGAGCCCGGCGACGGGGAACTGCTCATCCGGCTGCTTTACATCTCCATCGACGCTGCCAACCGGGCCTGGATGCAGGGCCGCACCTATCGCGACCAGGTGCTGCCCGGCACCAAGATGGCCGGCGGGGCGCTCGGCCAGGTCGTTGTCTCCAACCATCCCGGCTTCAAGGCCGGTGATCTGGTGGAAGGCGACATGGGCTGGTGCGAGCATGTGGTGCTGCCGGGGGACGCTGTTGCCAAGCGCACCCAGCGCGGACCGCTCACCCATCTGCTGTCCATTCTCGGCATCACCGGCAAGACGGCCTATTTCGGCATGCTGAAAATCGGTGCCCCGAAGAAGGGCGAAACCGTTGTTGTTTCCGCCGCTGCCGGTGCCGTCGGCTCGGTCGCGGGCCAGCTGGCCAAGACCCATGGGGCCCGCGTGGTCGGTATTGCGGGGTCCGATCGCAAGTGCCAGTGGCTCACCGACGAGCTCGGCTTCGACGCGGCGATCAACTACAACAAGGAACCGGTCGTGAAAGCGCTGAAGCAGGCTGCGCCGGACGGCGTGGACGTCTTCTTCGACAATGTAGGTGGCGATATCTTCGAAGGCGTGCTGTTCCGCATGAATATGCGCGGGCGCATCGTCTGCTGCGGCGCGGTTTCGCAATATGACACCGAAACCCCCACCCACGGCCCGCGCGGCGTGCCGGGCCTGTTCGTCACCAAGCGCCTCAAGATCGAAGGCTTCATCGTCAGCGACTTCGCTGATCAGTTCGCCCAGGCCGAAGCAGAGCTCGCGGGCTTTGCCGCCCAGAGTCACATCAAGGTGGCCGAGGACATCGTCGAGGGATTGGAGAACGCGCCGCAGGCCTTGGTCGGTCTGCTCGGCGGCGAGAATCTCGGCAAGCGCCTCGTTCACGTGGCTGACCCGCAGGGCTAG
- a CDS encoding NADP-dependent oxidoreductase translates to MSNVVSKEVRLKARPEGMPKLEDFEVAETEIGAPGDGEVLIRNIWMSVDPYMRGRMYDRESYVPPFQIGAPLEGGAIGQVVASNSDKVAVGDYVQSMLGWREYAVAKGEEVQKVDENAAPIQAYLGTLGMPGMTAYAGLLRVGELKDGETVFVSAASGAVGAVVCQIAKAKGCFVVGTAGSDDKCKWLEETAGIDKAINYKTCGNLTEAVREAAPKGIDVYFENVGGEHLVAALENMRPFGRLAMCGMISQYNDTTPTPGPNNLIYMVGKSLKMQGFIVSNHFDLLPDFIRDMSQWIKEGKIKWEETVEDGIERAPNAFLNLFTGGNFGKMLVKVGPDKAV, encoded by the coding sequence ATGTCTAACGTTGTTTCAAAGGAAGTCCGCCTGAAGGCGCGGCCGGAAGGCATGCCGAAGCTTGAGGATTTCGAAGTCGCCGAGACCGAGATCGGTGCTCCCGGCGACGGCGAAGTTCTGATCCGCAATATCTGGATGTCGGTCGACCCCTATATGCGCGGCCGCATGTATGACCGGGAGAGCTATGTGCCGCCGTTCCAGATCGGTGCCCCGCTGGAAGGCGGTGCCATCGGTCAGGTGGTCGCGTCCAATTCCGACAAAGTAGCCGTTGGCGACTATGTGCAGTCCATGCTCGGCTGGCGCGAATATGCCGTCGCCAAGGGCGAGGAAGTGCAGAAGGTCGATGAGAACGCCGCTCCCATCCAGGCCTATCTCGGCACGCTCGGTATGCCGGGCATGACGGCCTATGCGGGCCTGCTGCGCGTCGGTGAACTCAAGGACGGTGAAACCGTCTTCGTGTCAGCGGCGTCCGGTGCCGTGGGTGCTGTCGTCTGCCAAATCGCCAAGGCCAAGGGCTGCTTCGTGGTCGGCACCGCCGGCTCCGATGACAAGTGCAAGTGGCTGGAAGAGACCGCCGGCATCGACAAGGCGATCAACTACAAGACCTGCGGCAATCTCACCGAAGCGGTGCGCGAAGCCGCGCCCAAGGGCATCGACGTCTATTTCGAGAATGTGGGCGGCGAACATCTGGTGGCGGCGCTGGAAAACATGCGTCCCTTCGGCCGCCTGGCCATGTGCGGCATGATTTCCCAGTACAACGACACCACCCCCACCCCGGGCCCGAACAACCTCATCTACATGGTCGGTAAGAGCCTGAAGATGCAGGGCTTCATCGTCTCGAACCATTTCGACCTCTTGCCGGACTTCATCCGCGACATGTCGCAGTGGATCAAGGAAGGCAAGATCAAGTGGGAAGAGACCGTTGAAGACGGCATCGAGCGCGCGCCGAACGCCTTCCTCAACCTTTTCACCGGCGGCAATTTCGGCAAAATGCTGGTGAAGGTCGGTCCGGACAAGGCTGTCTGA
- a CDS encoding alpha/beta fold hydrolase produces the protein MLIIRTRLIAAAMVLLAAFIVMGASSLDAARAQSAAQSDDAAPDSVAPDGAAPGTLTPVPCDTLAGFTHERISCSYLHVRESDRGRQLMLAVAVVRARQADAVASPVVFLHGGPGGQIVRAARHFATMPINATRDVILFDQRGSGLSEPQDCQDASQAFLEMLAADLPASNSVQVQAAIEQRCHDEMINAGADLNGYGTAETVGDMDRLRRALGIEEWNLFGVSYGSTVALDYIRTQPEHTRAAVLDSVYPTSAPGGGDTATRNFVRALQQLYADCRRDDACRQAYPGLETSFLATLIALEREPLAIPVADRSLVPSGVFHLNAQDFASIIHQMMYARETISIVPMTIDRAARRDAQGLTGIVSVLAPLATRIDLPALLSVDCRERMLTRGRTIRDFNRLERFMRRQLTLFDTQDELCADWAPDFADPAFNEPVSSPVPAIFYSGANDPITPPSATRDAFRLFPNAQYVHVLHTGHGVDRSHACIRDVTAAFLDDPTALVQDACVGSIAPIPFVTAVAPSSGVLPFATGILQLQMPFLIVSLAAGVLLAVIGGLWTLTSVLRSGYGCSPSSLTIGSAVSAGAGALVLIVFAGLLTLVVADTGASLTPTLLAFGVPEDAGTLLSLPWAALAVTVLSLGLLIAAAARGGANTRPHTPIAVLLTGGILMLAVLWWLGFFARLPG, from the coding sequence GTGCTGATTATCCGAACACGGCTGATTGCCGCTGCCATGGTTCTGCTGGCGGCCTTTATCGTCATGGGCGCCAGCTCATTGGACGCAGCGCGCGCCCAGAGCGCCGCTCAATCTGACGATGCCGCGCCAGACAGTGTTGCGCCTGATGGTGCCGCGCCCGGCACCCTGACGCCCGTTCCCTGTGACACGCTGGCGGGCTTCACCCATGAGCGCATCTCCTGCAGCTATCTCCATGTGAGGGAAAGTGACCGCGGGCGGCAGCTGATGCTTGCCGTGGCAGTGGTGCGCGCGCGGCAGGCGGATGCTGTGGCAAGCCCCGTGGTGTTTCTCCATGGCGGGCCCGGCGGGCAGATCGTCCGCGCAGCCAGACACTTCGCGACCATGCCGATCAACGCGACCCGTGACGTGATCTTGTTCGATCAGCGCGGATCCGGCCTGTCGGAGCCGCAGGATTGTCAGGACGCGTCCCAAGCCTTTCTCGAGATGCTGGCAGCTGATTTGCCCGCGTCCAACTCGGTTCAGGTCCAGGCAGCCATTGAGCAGCGCTGCCATGACGAGATGATCAATGCCGGTGCCGATCTCAACGGATATGGCACAGCCGAGACCGTGGGCGACATGGACAGGCTGCGGCGGGCATTGGGTATTGAGGAATGGAACCTGTTCGGCGTGTCCTACGGCTCGACGGTTGCCCTGGACTATATCCGCACCCAACCCGAACACACGCGCGCGGCGGTGCTGGACAGTGTCTATCCCACCTCCGCGCCGGGCGGCGGGGACACGGCGACACGCAATTTCGTGCGCGCGCTGCAGCAGCTTTATGCGGATTGCCGCCGGGATGATGCCTGCCGACAGGCCTATCCGGGACTGGAGACGTCTTTCCTGGCCACGCTGATTGCGCTGGAGCGGGAGCCCCTTGCCATTCCGGTGGCAGACCGCAGCCTCGTGCCCTCCGGTGTCTTCCATCTCAATGCGCAGGACTTCGCCTCGATCATTCACCAGATGATGTATGCGCGCGAAACCATCTCCATCGTGCCCATGACCATCGACCGTGCGGCCCGGCGGGATGCCCAGGGGCTGACAGGGATCGTCAGTGTGCTGGCACCCTTGGCCACCCGCATCGACCTGCCAGCCTTGCTATCGGTTGATTGCCGCGAACGCATGCTGACGCGCGGCCGCACCATTCGTGATTTCAACAGGCTTGAGCGCTTCATGCGCCGCCAGCTCACCTTGTTCGACACGCAGGACGAATTGTGCGCCGACTGGGCGCCGGACTTTGCCGACCCGGCCTTCAACGAGCCCGTGTCATCGCCGGTGCCGGCTATCTTCTATTCCGGCGCCAATGATCCGATCACGCCGCCAAGCGCGACGCGGGACGCGTTTCGTCTGTTCCCCAACGCTCAATATGTGCATGTGCTGCATACGGGCCACGGGGTGGACCGGTCCCATGCCTGCATCCGCGACGTCACGGCAGCCTTTCTCGATGATCCGACTGCGCTGGTGCAGGACGCCTGCGTCGGGTCGATTGCCCCAATCCCATTCGTAACCGCCGTCGCACCATCCTCCGGCGTGCTGCCCTTTGCGACCGGCATCCTGCAACTGCAGATGCCGTTTCTGATTGTCTCGCTCGCAGCCGGTGTGCTGCTCGCGGTGATTGGCGGTCTGTGGACGCTCACCTCCGTGCTGCGCAGCGGATATGGCTGCAGCCCGTCTTCCCTCACCATCGGATCAGCTGTGTCCGCCGGGGCAGGGGCTCTCGTACTGATCGTATTTGCCGGATTGCTAACGCTGGTGGTGGCGGATACTGGGGCGAGCCTGACCCCCACACTGTTGGCTTTCGGCGTGCCGGAGGACGCGGGAACCCTGCTGAGCCTGCCCTGGGCAGCCCTGGCCGTGACGGTGCTCAGCCTTGGCCTGCTGATCGCAGCCGCCGCACGCGGCGGGGCGAATACGCGGCCGCACACCCCCATCGCTGTCCTGCTGACCGGTGGCATTCTCATGCTGGCGGTGTTGTGGTGGCTCGGCTTTTTCGCCCGGCTGCCGGGCTGA
- a CDS encoding class II 3-deoxy-7-phosphoheptulonate synthase: MSENWTPKSWRSKPAKHIPEYQDQAKLAEVEKTLAGYPPLVFAGEARQLKADLAEVAEGRAFLLQGGDCAESFAEFHPDNIRDTFRVLLQMAVVLTFAAGSPVVKVGRIAGQFAKPRSAPTETQGDVTLPSYFGDNINGIEFDAAARQPDPERQLRAYSQAASTLNLLRAFAQGGYADLNFVHRWNMGFVADSPEGHRYEELATRISETLDFMKACGIDADSTPQLQQTDFYTSHEALLLGYEQAMTRVDSTTGDWYDTSAHMLWIGDRTRAPEEAHVEFMRGIKNPIAMKCGPSLDPDELVRLCDVLNPENEPGRLTLIARFGSEKVGEGLPPLIRAIEREGKKVIWSCDPMHGNTIKATNGYKTRPVDRILKEVQDFMAVHRAEGTHAGGVHFEMTGSDVTECLGGAIEVTEDSLSDRYHTHCDPRLNANQALELAFLIAEGLKAEREQRDRVAAAAG, translated from the coding sequence ATGAGCGAGAACTGGACGCCCAAGTCCTGGCGGTCGAAGCCCGCCAAGCACATCCCGGAGTATCAGGACCAGGCCAAGCTGGCCGAGGTGGAAAAGACCCTTGCGGGTTATCCGCCGCTGGTCTTTGCGGGTGAAGCGCGCCAGCTCAAGGCCGACCTCGCCGAGGTGGCCGAGGGCCGTGCTTTCCTGCTTCAGGGCGGGGACTGCGCGGAGAGCTTTGCCGAGTTCCACCCGGACAATATCCGCGACACCTTCCGCGTGTTGCTGCAGATGGCGGTGGTGCTGACCTTCGCCGCGGGCTCCCCGGTGGTGAAAGTGGGCCGTATCGCCGGCCAGTTCGCCAAGCCGCGCTCGGCCCCGACCGAGACCCAGGGTGACGTGACCCTGCCGAGCTATTTCGGCGACAACATCAACGGCATCGAGTTCGACGCCGCGGCCCGCCAGCCTGACCCGGAGCGTCAGCTTCGTGCCTATTCCCAGGCGGCCTCGACCCTGAACCTGCTGCGCGCTTTCGCCCAGGGCGGCTATGCGGATCTCAATTTCGTGCACCGCTGGAACATGGGCTTCGTGGCCGATAGCCCCGAGGGGCACCGCTACGAGGAACTGGCGACGCGCATCTCCGAGACGCTGGACTTCATGAAGGCGTGCGGCATCGACGCGGATTCAACCCCGCAGCTGCAGCAGACGGACTTCTACACCAGCCACGAGGCGCTGCTGCTCGGCTACGAGCAGGCCATGACCCGCGTGGATTCGACCACGGGTGACTGGTACGACACCTCCGCCCACATGCTGTGGATCGGCGACCGCACCCGCGCGCCGGAAGAAGCCCATGTGGAATTCATGCGCGGCATCAAGAACCCGATCGCCATGAAGTGCGGCCCGTCGCTGGACCCGGACGAGTTGGTGCGCCTGTGTGATGTGCTGAACCCGGAAAACGAGCCCGGCCGCCTGACCCTGATCGCGCGCTTCGGCTCCGAAAAGGTGGGTGAGGGCCTGCCGCCGCTGATCCGCGCCATTGAGCGGGAAGGCAAGAAGGTGATCTGGTCGTGCGACCCGATGCACGGCAACACCATCAAGGCCACCAATGGCTACAAGACGCGCCCAGTGGACCGCATCCTCAAGGAAGTGCAGGACTTCATGGCCGTGCACCGCGCCGAGGGGACCCACGCGGGTGGTGTTCATTTCGAGATGACCGGTTCCGACGTGACCGAGTGTCTCGGCGGCGCCATCGAGGTGACCGAGGACAGCCTGTCGGACCGCTACCACACCCATTGCGATCCGCGGCTCAATGCCAACCAGGCGCTTGAGCTGGCCTTCCTCATCGCCGAGGGCCTGAAGGCGGAACGCGAACAGCGTGACCGCGTGGCAGCCGCCGCCGGCTGA
- the gor gene encoding glutathione-disulfide reductase: MSEYDYDLFTIGAGSGGVRASRMAASYGARVAVAEEYRVGGTCVIRGCVPKKLFVYASHVHEEIEDATGFGWTVEGAKFDWKTLIANKDKEIDRLNGIYIGNLEGSAVEIVEDRAVIKDKHTIHLVNQNRDVTAKTILIATGATPNIHEVPGHELAITSNEAFHLDELPKRVVVAGGGYIAVEFAGIFNGLGSETTLVYRGEEILRGFDNDLRRHLHMEMEKKGVTIRTQVVFEKIEKTDDGLAVTLNDGTVIETDAVMFAIGRVPNTKGLGLENAGVKMSANGTIEVDAYSRTNVDNIYAVGDVTNRANLTPVAIREGAAFAETVFANNPVAVDHSCIPTAVFSTPEIGTVGISEEVARERFDRVDVYKSTFRPMKHTLSGRDERTMMKLVVDPASDRVLGVHMIGPASGEIVQAVGIAVQMGATKAQFDATIAVHPTAAEELVTMKTPEPQPTAAAAE; encoded by the coding sequence ATGTCCGAGTATGATTACGACCTCTTCACCATCGGCGCGGGCTCTGGCGGTGTGCGGGCGTCGCGCATGGCAGCCTCCTATGGCGCCCGCGTGGCCGTTGCTGAGGAATACCGCGTCGGCGGCACCTGCGTGATCCGCGGCTGCGTGCCCAAGAAGCTGTTCGTCTATGCCAGCCACGTCCATGAGGAGATCGAGGATGCCACAGGCTTCGGCTGGACGGTGGAAGGCGCCAAGTTCGACTGGAAGACCCTGATCGCCAACAAGGACAAGGAAATCGACCGGCTGAACGGCATCTATATCGGCAATCTCGAAGGCTCGGCTGTCGAGATCGTCGAGGACCGGGCTGTCATCAAGGACAAGCACACGATCCACCTGGTCAACCAGAACCGCGACGTGACGGCGAAGACCATCCTGATCGCCACCGGCGCGACGCCCAATATCCACGAAGTGCCGGGCCATGAGCTGGCCATCACCTCCAACGAGGCCTTCCATCTCGACGAGCTGCCGAAGCGGGTCGTGGTGGCCGGCGGCGGCTATATCGCCGTTGAGTTCGCCGGCATCTTCAATGGCCTGGGCTCCGAGACGACGCTGGTCTATCGCGGCGAGGAAATCCTGCGCGGGTTCGACAACGACCTCCGTCGTCATCTGCACATGGAGATGGAGAAGAAAGGCGTCACCATCCGCACCCAGGTGGTGTTTGAAAAGATCGAGAAGACCGATGACGGCCTCGCTGTGACGCTGAATGACGGGACGGTCATCGAGACGGACGCCGTGATGTTCGCCATCGGGCGTGTGCCCAATACCAAGGGGCTTGGCCTTGAGAACGCGGGCGTGAAGATGTCCGCAAACGGCACCATCGAAGTGGACGCCTATTCCCGCACCAATGTGGACAACATCTACGCGGTGGGCGACGTCACCAACCGCGCGAACCTGACGCCGGTGGCAATCCGCGAGGGGGCCGCCTTCGCCGAGACGGTTTTTGCCAACAACCCGGTGGCGGTGGATCATTCCTGCATCCCGACGGCTGTATTCTCGACGCCTGAGATCGGCACTGTCGGCATCAGCGAGGAAGTGGCGCGTGAGCGCTTTGACCGGGTGGATGTCTACAAGTCGACCTTCCGGCCCATGAAGCACACCCTGTCCGGCCGCGACGAGCGCACGATGATGAAGCTCGTGGTGGATCCTGCCTCCGACAGGGTGCTGGGTGTCCACATGATCGGCCCGGCTTCCGGCGAGATCGTGCAGGCGGTGGGCATTGCCGTTCAGATGGGCGCCACCAAGGCCCAGTTCGACGCCACCATCGCGGTTCATCCGACAGCGGCGGAAGAGCTGGTGACCATGAAGACGCCGGAACCCCAGCCGACGGCTGCCGCGGCGGAGTGA
- the rpiA gene encoding ribose-5-phosphate isomerase RpiA, with protein MSDTNLSADDQKRIAAEAALAYIKDGMKVGLGTGSTAAHFVIALGRKAKDEGLKLTCVPTSEATDKLAREVGLTVTTLDDQPHLDVTVDGADEIGPRLTLIKGGGGALLREKIVAFASSQMIVIADESKVVPHLGNFPLPIEVVPFGAQATGTRILESGKLFGCDGAISLRTDEYGEPFVTDGNNLIYDWALGEIPDPDGLGEYLSRLPGVVEHGLFLGIAHAALIGKADDSVDTLNH; from the coding sequence ATGAGCGACACCAATCTTTCAGCCGACGACCAGAAGCGCATCGCCGCCGAAGCCGCGCTCGCCTACATCAAGGACGGCATGAAGGTCGGGCTGGGCACCGGCTCGACAGCGGCACATTTCGTTATCGCCCTTGGGCGTAAAGCAAAAGACGAGGGGCTGAAGCTCACCTGCGTGCCCACGTCGGAAGCCACGGACAAGCTGGCCCGCGAGGTCGGCCTTACCGTGACAACGCTGGACGACCAGCCGCATCTGGACGTGACGGTGGACGGGGCGGACGAAATCGGCCCCAGACTCACCCTCATCAAGGGCGGCGGCGGTGCGCTGCTGCGCGAGAAGATCGTGGCGTTTGCATCCTCGCAGATGATCGTCATCGCCGATGAGAGCAAGGTGGTACCGCATCTCGGCAACTTCCCGCTGCCCATCGAAGTGGTGCCCTTCGGCGCCCAGGCGACCGGCACCCGTATCCTTGAATCCGGCAAGCTATTCGGCTGCGACGGCGCAATCTCTCTGCGTACGGATGAGTATGGCGAGCCCTTTGTCACCGACGGCAACAACCTGATCTATGACTGGGCGCTGGGTGAGATCCCCGACCCGGACGGGCTTGGCGAATATCTCTCGCGCCTGCCTGGCGTCGTGGAGCACGGCCTGTTTCTCGGCATTGCGCATGCGGCGCTCATCGGCAAGGCCGACGACTCGGTCGACACGCTCAATCACTAG